In Martelella mediterranea DSM 17316, the following are encoded in one genomic region:
- a CDS encoding TIM barrel protein — protein sequence MSKPEFSACLEWLFAEPSDVFVDRISRAAEAGFSAFEFWLWSNKDIDSMFSVAEEHYIAVAGCVAEPMVPLTDPANHERWLAGLEQSIAVAKRLRVPLLIAQAGDEIQGADRRSQAEALVIALRRAAEMLSGTGVRLGLEPLNTRVDHPGYFLDSTSEAFEVIEKVGRAEVGIVYDLYHSAVMDEPFEETLSGHVDKIVHVHVADHPGRHEPGSGSVDLVRRLRWLLDNHYAGRIGFEFKPMTTDHQALAGMRADFERSLAAV from the coding sequence ATGTCAAAACCCGAATTTTCTGCCTGCCTCGAATGGCTTTTTGCCGAGCCGTCCGACGTGTTTGTGGACCGCATTTCCCGTGCTGCAGAAGCGGGTTTTTCTGCATTTGAGTTCTGGCTGTGGTCGAACAAGGATATTGACTCCATGTTCAGCGTGGCTGAAGAGCATTACATTGCCGTGGCCGGCTGCGTGGCCGAACCTATGGTCCCGCTGACTGATCCGGCAAACCATGAGAGATGGTTGGCGGGACTTGAACAATCCATAGCGGTCGCCAAACGGCTGCGAGTGCCGCTCCTGATAGCGCAGGCCGGGGATGAGATACAGGGCGCCGACCGGCGGTCGCAAGCAGAAGCGCTTGTCATCGCTTTGCGACGAGCCGCTGAGATGCTTTCTGGGACCGGCGTGCGCCTTGGCCTTGAGCCGCTCAATACACGTGTCGATCACCCTGGCTATTTTCTCGATTCGACGTCTGAGGCGTTCGAGGTGATTGAAAAGGTCGGACGGGCAGAGGTCGGTATTGTTTATGATCTCTATCACTCTGCCGTCATGGATGAGCCATTCGAAGAAACGCTTTCGGGTCATGTCGACAAGATCGTTCACGTCCATGTTGCGGATCATCCCGGAAGACACGAACCGGGCAGCGGCTCGGTCGATCTTGTTCGGCGGCTTCGGTGGCTGCTTGACAATCATTATGCAGGGCGCATCGGTTTCGAGTTCAAACCCATGACAACGGATCACCAGGCTCTGGCTGGCATGCGTGCAGATTTCGAGAGAAGCCTTGCCGCAGTATGA
- a CDS encoding TetR/AcrR family transcriptional regulator produces MQEVKRARGPYRSGLKRRAKIVEQAVEVFGRYGYSKGSLQEIAIRSGITPAAIMRHFDNKEELLVEVLRHWDDAQVADEKRYQGLAYFRSLRSVTENNIAHRGFIDLYLTLSIEASRADHPAHPFVVERYERTMEVFTRHLRHAIDNGEIPAMDDDTVTYEAHLLIAVLDGFAIQWMLDARIDLLLMIGTYVDAVITRWKIGGGYRPEPAAEKQDQDAG; encoded by the coding sequence ATGCAAGAGGTCAAACGCGCCCGCGGCCCCTATCGATCGGGCCTGAAACGACGCGCGAAAATTGTCGAGCAAGCTGTCGAGGTGTTCGGCCGGTACGGCTACTCCAAGGGGTCGCTGCAGGAAATCGCCATCCGCTCCGGCATCACCCCGGCTGCGATCATGCGGCATTTCGACAACAAGGAAGAACTGCTGGTCGAGGTGCTGCGCCACTGGGACGACGCGCAGGTCGCCGACGAAAAGCGTTACCAGGGGCTCGCCTACTTCCGCAGCTTGCGAAGCGTCACGGAAAACAACATCGCCCATCGCGGCTTTATCGACCTCTATCTGACGCTGTCGATCGAGGCCAGTCGCGCGGACCATCCCGCGCACCCCTTCGTGGTCGAACGCTACGAACGGACGATGGAGGTGTTTACCCGCCACCTGCGCCACGCGATCGACAACGGTGAAATTCCCGCGATGGACGACGACACGGTGACCTACGAAGCCCACCTGCTGATCGCCGTTCTGGACGGTTTCGCAATCCAGTGGATGCTCGACGCCAGGATCGACCTGCTACTCATGATCGGCACCTATGTCGATGCCGTGATCACGCGGTGGAAGATCGGGGGCGGCTATCGCCCCGAGCCGGCAGCCGAAAAACAGGATCAGGACGCCGGCTGA
- a CDS encoding ABC transporter substrate-binding protein — MSNSHNGWSRRGFLGLAGATAAGLASGASFGLPARADEAAIKFWDMPWGGTTYNNAMKDLVEGYAGPGGRTATYQTIQWANFQQVFASALASNTGPAASTGGAFQAFQFAKQGQVLYADGIIDKLRESGKINDFLPGTLEALKTKDGYVGIPWNLDVRPIWVRTSLLEKAGVEAPKDWASWLTAGKALKKNGVYAFATGAGPNNNFGYHGLVSLMINNAGGLFNENQEPDALYDRNVEAMEFVREMASEGLIDPASVSYSTDNLDTMWRTGKVAIGYHTPGLDKVLGETDGDLVVMSPPEGPHGDKGTAYYVNNIMMYANNPSTPDTEEFLVWYVNNLAHAWTVGKAPTLPALKSITETEEFRSRKQAVKVIEEWQPVCKPMAARSTASFAALASIDAGQAVTRFTQTMLAGRTDAKKALERLQSDLEDLM; from the coding sequence ATGTCTAATTCGCATAATGGTTGGTCGCGACGCGGCTTTCTGGGCCTCGCCGGTGCAACGGCCGCGGGCCTCGCAAGTGGCGCAAGCTTCGGCCTTCCGGCCCGCGCCGATGAGGCAGCGATCAAGTTCTGGGACATGCCTTGGGGCGGCACGACATACAATAATGCAATGAAGGATCTGGTTGAAGGCTATGCCGGTCCCGGTGGCCGCACGGCAACTTACCAGACCATCCAGTGGGCGAATTTCCAGCAGGTCTTCGCCTCTGCGCTCGCTTCCAACACCGGCCCGGCGGCTAGCACCGGCGGCGCCTTCCAGGCTTTCCAGTTCGCCAAGCAGGGCCAGGTACTCTATGCCGATGGCATCATCGACAAGCTGCGCGAGAGCGGCAAGATCAACGACTTCCTGCCCGGCACGTTGGAAGCTCTGAAGACCAAGGACGGCTATGTCGGCATTCCATGGAACCTTGACGTGCGCCCGATCTGGGTCCGCACCTCGCTCCTGGAAAAAGCGGGCGTCGAGGCGCCGAAGGACTGGGCAAGCTGGCTTACCGCCGGGAAGGCATTGAAGAAGAACGGGGTCTACGCCTTTGCGACCGGCGCCGGGCCGAACAACAATTTCGGCTATCACGGCCTGGTGTCGCTGATGATCAACAATGCCGGCGGCCTGTTCAACGAGAACCAGGAGCCGGATGCGCTTTACGACCGCAATGTCGAAGCCATGGAATTCGTCCGTGAAATGGCCTCGGAAGGCCTGATCGATCCGGCCTCGGTCAGCTATTCCACCGACAATCTCGACACTATGTGGCGCACTGGCAAGGTTGCGATCGGCTATCACACGCCCGGCCTCGACAAGGTGCTCGGCGAGACCGATGGCGATCTGGTGGTCATGAGCCCGCCGGAAGGCCCACATGGGGACAAGGGCACGGCCTATTACGTCAACAATATCATGATGTATGCCAACAACCCGTCGACGCCGGATACCGAGGAATTCCTCGTCTGGTACGTCAACAATCTCGCCCACGCTTGGACCGTCGGCAAGGCGCCGACGCTGCCGGCGCTGAAATCGATCACCGAGACGGAAGAGTTCCGCTCGCGCAAGCAGGCGGTCAAGGTGATCGAGGAATGGCAGCCGGTGTGCAAGCCGATGGCGGCGCGCTCCACCGCTTCCTTCGCGGCGCTTGCCTCCATTGATGCCGGACAGGCGGTGACCCGTTTCACCCAGACCATGCTGGCCGGCAGAACTGATGCCAAGAAGGCGCTCGAGCGGCTTCAGTCCGACCTCGAAGACCTGATGTAA
- a CDS encoding carbohydrate ABC transporter permease yields the protein MSVRPNTPAAVQSLPGRGASRDHTDWSSSRGLLFLLLIAPSVLLLAALNAYPVFYAVVQSVRDGTLISAGEFVGLRNFTKVLGSEDFWHAVRFTLIFTLSGVAGSWVVGMALALALNARIYGGGTVKVLLLLPWVVPVVVSSMAWNWLVATPDSPLPVFARMLGFATPLFLANPTLAAITVCVFKVWCSFPFMMLMMSAALSAIDRSIYEASAIDGATGIQQLRHITLPLTARTTYISWILMTIFCVNDFPTIYLLTAGGPIDATTSLIVLAYRTVFQNFQTGPGVAIALMMTTAMVLISLALFRQIRKAGGKA from the coding sequence ATGTCAGTCCGGCCTAACACGCCGGCTGCGGTCCAGTCATTGCCCGGTCGCGGTGCCAGCCGCGACCACACCGACTGGAGTTCAAGCCGCGGCCTCCTCTTTCTCCTGCTCATAGCGCCCTCCGTGCTTCTGCTCGCTGCGCTGAATGCCTATCCGGTGTTTTACGCCGTGGTGCAGTCTGTGCGTGACGGTACGCTGATATCGGCCGGGGAGTTCGTCGGTCTTAGGAATTTCACCAAGGTTCTCGGAAGCGAGGATTTCTGGCATGCCGTCCGTTTCACCCTGATCTTCACCCTCTCCGGGGTTGCCGGAAGCTGGGTCGTCGGCATGGCGCTGGCGCTCGCGCTCAACGCCCGGATTTATGGCGGCGGAACTGTCAAGGTCCTGCTGCTGCTGCCATGGGTGGTTCCGGTTGTGGTGTCGTCGATGGCCTGGAACTGGCTGGTCGCCACGCCGGATTCGCCGCTGCCGGTTTTCGCCCGTATGCTTGGGTTCGCCACGCCGCTGTTTCTGGCCAATCCGACGCTGGCCGCCATCACAGTCTGCGTCTTCAAGGTCTGGTGCAGCTTTCCATTCATGATGTTGATGATGAGCGCGGCGCTATCGGCGATCGACCGCAGCATCTACGAGGCCTCCGCGATTGATGGGGCGACAGGCATTCAGCAGCTCAGGCACATCACCCTGCCGCTGACCGCGCGGACCACCTATATCAGCTGGATTTTGATGACGATTTTCTGCGTAAACGATTTCCCGACGATCTATCTGCTGACCGCTGGCGGCCCGATCGATGCCACTACATCACTGATTGTGCTGGCCTACCGGACGGTTTTCCAGAATTTCCAGACCGGACCAGGCGTGGCCATCGCCCTGATGATGACGACCGCCATGGTCCTGATTTCACTGGCGCTGTTCCGCCAGATCCGTAAAGCGGGAGGAAAGGCATGA
- a CDS encoding carbohydrate ABC transporter permease, with the protein MSLALDKGKLIRSAFVYLFTAIALLPIGATVMLSLRPRPGGAPALISLENFVHVFRETLVLQWLANSLMVSLFTVVAAIIVAAPAGYVISRGRHKIIAGYSLLLFVVQSLPVITAVIPLFMLFARLGLADHLGALVIIYVAGSLSVATWMMAAYFDSIPAALEEASWIDGCSVFGGFIRIVLRNSLPGVLSTAIFTFLLSWNDYLVAIVFLKSDSMFTLPIGLQSFFQQTSTDWGAVMAVSVITMLPPVILFSILNRYFSVGGIGGSLAGH; encoded by the coding sequence ATGAGCCTCGCACTCGACAAGGGTAAGCTGATCCGCAGCGCCTTCGTTTATCTGTTCACTGCCATTGCCCTGCTGCCGATCGGCGCGACCGTGATGCTGTCGCTCAGGCCCCGTCCGGGCGGCGCCCCGGCGCTGATCAGTCTCGAGAATTTCGTCCATGTGTTCAGGGAGACGCTTGTGCTGCAATGGCTTGCCAACAGCCTCATGGTCTCGCTGTTCACTGTCGTTGCCGCGATCATCGTCGCGGCGCCCGCCGGCTATGTGATTTCGCGCGGCCGCCACAAGATCATCGCCGGCTACTCGCTGCTCCTGTTCGTGGTCCAGTCGCTGCCGGTGATCACCGCCGTCATTCCGCTGTTCATGCTGTTCGCAAGGCTCGGTCTCGCCGATCACCTCGGCGCGCTGGTGATCATCTATGTCGCCGGGTCGCTGTCGGTCGCGACCTGGATGATGGCCGCCTATTTCGACTCCATCCCGGCAGCCCTCGAGGAAGCCTCCTGGATCGACGGCTGCTCGGTGTTCGGCGGCTTTATCCGGATCGTGCTGCGCAACTCGCTTCCGGGCGTCCTGTCGACGGCGATCTTCACCTTCCTCCTGTCGTGGAACGACTATCTCGTCGCCATCGTGTTCCTGAAGAGCGATTCCATGTTCACGCTGCCGATCGGCCTGCAATCCTTCTTCCAGCAGACATCGACCGACTGGGGCGCGGTGATGGCCGTTTCGGTCATCACCATGTTGCCGCCCGTCATCCTGTTTTCCATTCTCAACCGATATTTCAGCGTCGGCGGGATCGGCGGCTCACTTGCGGGCCATTGA
- a CDS encoding zinc-dependent alcohol dehydrogenase, which produces MKSLFITAPGKIELVARETPRPGPDDLLLAPLAIGLCRTDAELADGSMIYLRDGRSSLPLTPGHEWVARVAGKGSHVEGFAIGDMVVGECSIGCGTCAKCRAGDYHQCETRAETGIMKQEGAMTGYFRFPAASAHKLPEDIAIEDAVFAEPSAVALRAVLRARFQQGDSILVVGAGTIGWLAAAIAMDSYGVSVAVLEPDMERMQRVAAIGARVPEPDERFDVVIEASGNSNGLKSALERLASNGRLVAVSLTGCAAHAVDIDRIVVSDQSLTGSLGSPGVWSHMLELLGRGRMRPSVLITGRYRLSEAREAYAALLENRPGTGKLLILPDDEDRL; this is translated from the coding sequence TTGAAAAGCCTATTCATCACAGCGCCGGGCAAGATCGAGCTCGTGGCGCGCGAGACCCCTCGGCCGGGACCGGACGACCTGTTGCTGGCGCCGCTCGCCATCGGCCTTTGCCGCACCGACGCCGAACTCGCGGACGGCAGCATGATCTACCTGCGCGACGGGCGTTCCAGCCTGCCGCTGACACCCGGCCATGAATGGGTCGCGCGCGTTGCCGGCAAGGGCAGCCACGTCGAGGGCTTCGCGATCGGCGACATGGTTGTCGGCGAATGCAGCATCGGCTGCGGAACCTGCGCCAAATGCCGCGCCGGCGACTATCACCAGTGCGAGACGCGCGCGGAAACCGGGATCATGAAACAGGAAGGCGCGATGACCGGCTATTTCCGCTTTCCCGCAGCAAGCGCGCATAAATTGCCGGAGGACATCGCGATCGAGGATGCGGTGTTCGCCGAGCCCTCCGCCGTGGCGCTGCGCGCCGTGCTCCGGGCCCGTTTTCAGCAAGGCGACAGCATACTGGTCGTCGGCGCCGGCACGATCGGCTGGCTCGCCGCGGCGATCGCGATGGACAGCTATGGCGTTTCCGTCGCGGTGCTGGAACCGGACATGGAGCGCATGCAACGCGTCGCCGCCATCGGCGCGCGGGTGCCGGAGCCGGACGAGCGCTTCGATGTCGTGATCGAGGCGAGCGGCAATAGCAACGGCCTCAAAAGCGCCTTGGAACGCCTCGCCAGCAACGGCCGGCTGGTGGCCGTAAGCCTCACCGGATGCGCCGCCCACGCCGTCGACATCGACCGCATCGTCGTCTCCGACCAGTCGCTGACGGGCTCGCTCGGCAGCCCCGGTGTGTGGTCGCACATGCTGGAACTGCTGGGTCGCGGCCGGATGCGACCGTCGGTGCTGATTACCGGCCGCTACCGCCTGTCGGAGGCGCGCGAGGCCTATGCCGCGCTCCTCGAAAACAGGCCGGGCACCGGAAAACTTCTGATCCTGCCGGACGACGAGGACCGGCTCTGA
- the dld gene encoding D-lactate dehydrogenase encodes MDALVEAFREIVGRRHVLTGARATRRYRKGYRYGDGPVLAVVRPGRPVEQWRVLQRCADAGVIVISQAANTGLTGGSTPDGDSYDRPVVIINTLRMRDITVIADGRQVVCQAGATLEQLERRLKPLGREPHSVIGSSCIGASVAGGVCNNSGGSLVRRGPAYTELALFAQIDATGRLVLVNHLGIELGTEPEEILGRLERGDLGTIRADQNRVASDREYHTHVRDVDDDTPARFNDDPRRHYEASGSAGHLAVFALRLDTFAADDGPVTFYIGTNDPAELESIRRHLLAHFDHLPIAGEYIHATAYDLSRDYGKDLFWFLNRFGTGNIPKAFAAKSWFDGLTEAIGLGSFVSDHILQWFSRRLPPHLPERMNRFRRDYAHHFVLKTTAEGAAEARAFLESRFPSETGAFFECSETEAHAAFLHRFAIGGAVVRYRAVHARTVEGIVALDIALPRNTRDWFETLPAEIEADLEAKMYCGHFLCHVFHQEYLVRRGVDCEAIKARLLIELDRRGARYPAEHNFGHSYRAGEQTLDFYRSIDPTNSFNPGIGHATKRAGWEDHACCENGR; translated from the coding sequence TTGGACGCGCTTGTCGAAGCTTTTCGCGAAATCGTCGGTCGGCGCCATGTGCTGACCGGCGCGCGCGCGACCCGGCGCTATCGCAAGGGCTATCGCTACGGCGATGGCCCGGTGCTGGCAGTGGTGCGTCCGGGCCGGCCGGTCGAGCAGTGGCGGGTGCTGCAACGTTGCGCCGATGCCGGCGTCATCGTCATCAGCCAGGCCGCCAATACCGGGCTGACCGGCGGCTCCACGCCCGACGGCGACAGTTACGACCGCCCGGTGGTGATCATCAACACGCTGCGGATGAGGGACATTACGGTGATCGCCGATGGTAGGCAGGTGGTTTGTCAGGCGGGCGCAACGCTGGAGCAGCTCGAACGTCGGCTGAAGCCGCTTGGCCGCGAGCCGCATTCGGTCATCGGCTCGTCCTGCATCGGCGCTTCGGTCGCCGGCGGCGTCTGCAACAATTCCGGCGGGTCGCTGGTGCGGCGTGGGCCGGCCTATACCGAATTGGCCCTGTTCGCGCAGATCGACGCGACCGGCCGGCTGGTGCTCGTCAACCATCTCGGCATCGAGCTTGGAACCGAGCCCGAGGAGATTCTCGGCAGGCTTGAGCGCGGCGATTTAGGCACAATCCGCGCGGATCAAAACCGCGTCGCCTCGGACCGGGAATATCATACCCATGTCCGCGACGTCGACGACGACACCCCGGCGCGCTTCAACGACGATCCGCGCCGGCACTACGAGGCTTCCGGCTCCGCCGGCCATCTCGCCGTTTTCGCGCTGAGGCTCGATACCTTCGCTGCCGACGACGGCCCGGTCACATTCTATATCGGCACCAATGATCCCGCCGAACTCGAGAGTATCAGGCGCCATCTCTTGGCGCATTTCGACCATCTGCCGATCGCCGGGGAATATATCCACGCCACCGCCTACGATCTCAGCCGCGACTACGGCAAGGACCTGTTCTGGTTCCTGAACCGCTTCGGCACGGGAAACATTCCAAAGGCCTTCGCCGCCAAGAGCTGGTTCGACGGGCTGACTGAGGCCATCGGCCTTGGCTCATTCGTCAGCGACCATATCCTGCAATGGTTCTCGCGCCGTCTGCCGCCGCACCTCCCGGAACGGATGAACCGCTTCCGCCGCGACTATGCCCACCATTTCGTCCTGAAGACGACGGCGGAGGGCGCGGCAGAAGCGCGCGCGTTTCTCGAAAGCCGGTTTCCATCTGAGACTGGAGCCTTCTTCGAATGCAGCGAGACCGAGGCGCATGCCGCGTTCCTTCACCGATTCGCGATCGGCGGGGCGGTGGTGCGCTACCGGGCGGTTCATGCCCGCACGGTGGAGGGTATCGTCGCGCTCGACATCGCCCTGCCGCGCAACACGCGCGACTGGTTCGAGACACTACCCGCCGAGATCGAGGCCGATCTCGAGGCCAAGATGTATTGCGGACACTTCCTGTGCCACGTCTTCCACCAGGAATATCTGGTCCGCCGCGGCGTCGATTGCGAGGCGATCAAGGCGCGGCTTCTCATCGAACTCGACCGGCGCGGCGCGCGCTATCCGGCGGAGCACAATTTCGGCCATTCCTATCGGGCCGGAGAGCAGACGCTCGATTTCTACCGGTCCATAGACCCCACAAACAGTTTCAACCCCGGCATCGGGCACGCCACGAAGCGGGCCGGCTGGGAAGACCATGCATGTTGCGAAAACGGGAGGTAA
- a CDS encoding ABC transporter ATP-binding protein, producing MGAMSVCNVRKNYGAVEVLHGVSLDIHDGEFVILVGPSGCGKSTLLRMIAGLEAITSGEISIAGKVVNSLPPKDRDIAMVFQSYALYPHMTVKENMGFSLKLARVEKTELDARVAAAAAMLSLDPYLDRYPRQLSGGQRQRVAMGRAIVRNPQVYLFDEPLSNLDAKLRVQMRSEIKQNHQRLKTTTVYVTHDQIEAMTMADRIVVMHDGIIEQMGTPLELYDRPSNRFVASFIGSPSMNMFEGGLKGGEFVAADGSRIALGAAAAGLADGEIVLGVRPEHFSFAPAGISVEVLTVEPTGSETQVMAEFAGAPVTAAFRERVEARPGERLNILPDAGKLHLFDARTGRRVEPVTALQEA from the coding sequence ATGGGTGCAATGAGCGTGTGCAATGTGCGCAAGAACTATGGCGCCGTCGAAGTGCTGCACGGGGTGTCGCTCGATATCCACGACGGCGAGTTCGTGATCCTGGTCGGCCCGTCGGGCTGTGGCAAGTCGACGCTGCTGCGCATGATCGCGGGGCTCGAGGCGATCACCTCCGGGGAAATCTCGATTGCCGGAAAGGTGGTCAACAGCCTGCCGCCCAAGGATCGCGACATCGCCATGGTGTTCCAGTCCTACGCCCTCTATCCGCATATGACGGTGAAGGAGAACATGGGGTTCTCGCTGAAACTCGCCCGCGTCGAAAAGACCGAACTGGACGCGCGGGTGGCGGCCGCGGCGGCGATGCTCAGCCTCGATCCCTATCTCGACCGCTATCCGCGCCAGCTTTCCGGCGGCCAGCGCCAGCGCGTCGCCATGGGTCGCGCGATCGTGCGTAATCCCCAAGTCTACCTGTTCGATGAGCCGCTTTCCAATCTAGATGCCAAATTGCGCGTGCAGATGCGCTCCGAGATCAAGCAGAACCATCAGCGGCTGAAGACAACGACCGTTTACGTTACCCACGACCAGATCGAGGCCATGACCATGGCAGACCGGATCGTAGTGATGCATGACGGCATCATCGAACAGATGGGAACGCCGCTGGAACTCTACGACCGTCCGTCCAACCGCTTCGTCGCGAGCTTCATTGGCTCACCGTCGATGAACATGTTCGAGGGCGGGTTGAAGGGCGGCGAGTTCGTCGCCGCCGACGGCTCCCGGATCGCGCTCGGCGCCGCCGCCGCCGGTCTTGCAGATGGCGAGATCGTCCTTGGCGTCCGGCCCGAACATTTCAGCTTCGCCCCCGCCGGCATTTCCGTCGAGGTGCTGACGGTCGAGCCGACCGGCTCGGAAACGCAGGTGATGGCGGAATTTGCCGGAGCGCCGGTAACGGCCGCCTTCCGCGAGCGGGTCGAGGCCCGGCCCGGCGAGAGGCTCAATATCCTGCCCGACGCCGGAAAGCTGCATCTCTTCGATGCCAGGACCGGCCGGCGTGTCGAACCGGTCACCGCCTTGCAAGAGGCCTGA
- a CDS encoding Gfo/Idh/MocA family protein yields the protein MKDHLNWGIIGPGTIARAFAGGLHHSKTGRLTAIASRNPRPALAEHFPGIPCYDGYQALLDDAAIDAVYIATPHTEHAEWAVKCARAGKHVLVEKPITITADEARTVYAEAEQAGVFMGEAYMYRLHPMTQKLIDLVRDGAVGEVRMIRSSFGFDIGDAGPEHRLLNAGLAGGGILDVGGYPVSMARLIAGASAGRDFLDPVSLSGSGRIGATGVDEWAAAILTFENGIVAEVACSVQVNQDNVLWIMGSEGRIAVSDFWFAGGREGGTATINLYDRDGNHTALPFTDDGWLYAYEADAVHAAIASGGTGFSAPGMSRAESIANMEVMDQWRQAIDLRFPFEG from the coding sequence ATGAAAGACCATCTCAACTGGGGCATCATCGGCCCAGGCACGATCGCCCGCGCCTTCGCCGGCGGCCTGCATCATTCGAAAACCGGGCGCCTGACGGCGATCGCCTCGCGCAATCCGCGCCCGGCGCTTGCCGAACACTTCCCGGGTATCCCTTGCTACGACGGTTATCAGGCGCTGCTGGATGATGCTGCGATCGATGCTGTCTATATCGCGACGCCACACACAGAGCACGCCGAATGGGCCGTGAAATGCGCTCGCGCCGGCAAGCATGTGCTTGTCGAAAAGCCGATCACCATCACGGCGGACGAGGCGCGCACCGTCTATGCTGAAGCGGAGCAGGCCGGCGTATTCATGGGCGAGGCCTATATGTATCGCCTGCATCCGATGACGCAGAAGCTTATCGATCTTGTACGCGACGGTGCGGTCGGAGAGGTTCGGATGATCCGTTCCTCCTTCGGCTTCGATATCGGCGATGCCGGTCCCGAGCACAGGCTGCTCAATGCCGGGCTCGCCGGCGGCGGCATACTCGATGTCGGCGGCTATCCCGTGTCCATGGCCCGGCTGATTGCCGGCGCCTCAGCAGGCAGGGACTTTCTCGACCCTGTCAGCCTTTCCGGTTCGGGCCGGATCGGCGCAACCGGGGTAGATGAATGGGCCGCAGCGATCCTGACCTTTGAAAACGGCATCGTCGCTGAAGTGGCCTGCTCGGTGCAGGTCAATCAGGACAACGTGCTGTGGATCATGGGTAGCGAGGGCCGGATCGCGGTCAGCGATTTCTGGTTCGCCGGCGGCCGCGAAGGCGGAACCGCGACGATCAATCTATACGATCGCGACGGCAATCACACAGCGCTCCCCTTTACCGATGATGGCTGGCTTTACGCCTACGAGGCCGATGCTGTGCATGCTGCAATTGCATCGGGCGGAACCGGTTTTTCAGCCCCTGGAATGAGCCGGGCGGAGAGCATTGCCAATATGGAGGTGATGGACCAGTGGCGTCAGGCCATCGACCTCAGATTTCCGTTCGAGGGCTAA
- a CDS encoding mandelate racemase/muconate lactonizing enzyme family protein — protein MKITAIRPYAARVGIRNQLLVKVETDNGLYGWGESGLSGREMAVIGAIEHYAGFLVGRDPMAISALWQEMYRSQYFEGGRVLQAAVSAIDIALYDIKGKALGVPVYELLGGKNRNFIPTFATTSAAPGPEMIEQAKALMEAGWKAMRLSVSGHEEKEVYEPREHIAETARWCVEARKALGDTIVLGVDFHHRLNVAEAASFCQKMPSGTLDFIEEPIRDETPEAYESLRRMTDIPFAIGEEFASKWQFLPYIERDIHQFNRLDVCNVGGLTEAMKVAGWSEAHYVDMMPHNPLGPVCTAATLHFSAAVANFAWLETRSSPVETHLGFDDATLFPVRPVLEGAVYRIPEGPGLGIEVDEALLQEAVYQPWEAPHLKRRDGSVTNW, from the coding sequence ATGAAAATTACTGCAATCCGACCCTATGCCGCCCGCGTCGGCATCCGCAACCAGCTTCTGGTCAAGGTCGAGACCGACAATGGGCTTTACGGTTGGGGCGAAAGCGGTCTCTCCGGCCGCGAAATGGCGGTGATCGGCGCCATCGAACACTATGCCGGTTTCCTCGTCGGGCGTGACCCGATGGCGATCTCGGCGCTCTGGCAGGAAATGTATCGCAGCCAGTATTTCGAAGGCGGTCGGGTGCTGCAGGCCGCCGTCTCCGCCATCGACATCGCGCTTTACGACATCAAGGGCAAGGCGCTCGGCGTGCCGGTCTATGAACTGCTCGGCGGCAAGAACCGCAATTTCATCCCGACATTCGCCACCACCTCCGCCGCGCCCGGCCCGGAGATGATCGAGCAGGCGAAGGCGCTGATGGAGGCGGGGTGGAAGGCAATGCGGCTTTCGGTCTCGGGACACGAGGAGAAGGAAGTTTACGAGCCGCGGGAGCACATCGCCGAAACCGCGCGCTGGTGCGTCGAGGCCCGCAAGGCCCTGGGCGACACGATCGTCCTCGGTGTCGATTTTCACCATCGGCTGAACGTCGCCGAGGCCGCGAGCTTTTGCCAGAAGATGCCGTCCGGAACGCTCGATTTCATCGAGGAGCCGATCCGCGACGAAACGCCCGAGGCCTATGAAAGCCTTCGTCGGATGACCGATATTCCGTTCGCCATCGGCGAGGAATTCGCGTCCAAATGGCAATTCCTGCCCTATATCGAACGCGACATCCACCAGTTCAACCGCCTCGATGTCTGCAATGTCGGCGGATTGACGGAGGCAATGAAGGTCGCCGGCTGGAGCGAGGCACACTACGTCGACATGATGCCGCACAATCCGCTCGGCCCCGTCTGCACCGCCGCGACCCTGCACTTTTCCGCAGCCGTCGCCAATTTCGCCTGGCTGGAAACCCGTTCGAGCCCGGTCGAGACGCATCTTGGTTTCGACGATGCAACTCTGTTTCCGGTACGCCCGGTGCTCGAAGGCGCCGTCTACCGCATTCCGGAAGGGCCTGGGCTGGGCATCGAAGTGGACGAAGCGCTGTTGCAGGAGGCCGTCTACCAACCGTGGGAAGCCCCTCACCTCAAACGCCGCGACGGCTCTGTCACCAACTGGTAG